Proteins from one Caldanaerobius fijiensis DSM 17918 genomic window:
- a CDS encoding C40 family peptidase, producing MNTKKIVASALIAYTLLQTPSVFAAGILRYGSTGQAVVKLQRELQNLGYLKGSVDGVFGPLTLDAVKKFQSNNGLPVDGIVGPMTYQRIESLLNGRNSLSSSGSVDRTSLETPEYGTTLKKGSRGDAVKMLQENLNRLGYSTGGIDGVFGPATERAVKAFQAKYNLPVNGIAGPQTISAIKRALSTSAVVVSRGLYERAAVNTSIVDIAKQYLGTPYVYGGTTPSGFDCSGFVQYVFKQAGISIGRTAVDQYEGGTYVSSDKLLPGDILFFSTSGNGPTHEGIYIGNNQLIHMSSSQQKATISDFSGWFRQYYIGARRY from the coding sequence TTGAATACAAAAAAAATCGTGGCATCAGCGTTGATCGCCTATACGCTATTGCAGACACCCAGTGTTTTTGCCGCTGGGATTCTCCGTTATGGTTCCACAGGACAAGCCGTGGTAAAGCTGCAAAGGGAGCTTCAAAATCTAGGGTACTTAAAAGGCAGTGTTGACGGCGTATTTGGTCCTCTTACCTTAGATGCCGTAAAAAAATTCCAGAGCAATAACGGCCTCCCTGTAGATGGTATCGTTGGACCTATGACATACCAGCGAATTGAGTCCCTTTTAAACGGTAGAAATTCTTTATCATCCAGTGGCAGTGTAGACAGAACGTCACTTGAAACACCGGAGTATGGCACAACCCTAAAAAAGGGTTCCAGGGGCGACGCCGTAAAAATGTTACAAGAAAACCTGAACAGATTGGGTTATAGCACCGGCGGAATAGATGGTGTATTTGGACCGGCCACAGAAAGGGCCGTAAAAGCATTTCAGGCAAAATACAATTTGCCTGTAAATGGTATTGCTGGACCGCAGACTATCAGCGCGATAAAAAGAGCTCTGTCAACTTCAGCCGTTGTGGTGTCCCGAGGCCTTTATGAAAGAGCTGCGGTAAACACCAGTATCGTCGATATAGCAAAGCAATATCTGGGCACCCCGTATGTATACGGAGGTACAACTCCATCAGGTTTTGATTGTTCTGGTTTTGTCCAGTATGTTTTTAAGCAAGCAGGTATATCTATAGGAAGAACAGCTGTGGACCAGTACGAAGGTGGTACATACGTGAGTAGCGATAAATTGTTGCCGGGTGATATCCTGTTTTTCTCCACATCCGGAAACGGTCCTACTCACGAAGGCATATATATTGGAAATAACCAGCTTATACATATGAGTAGCTCCCAACAAAAAGCTACAATATCGGATTTTAGCGGCTGGTTCAGACAATACTATATAGGCGCCAGAAGATATTAA